Below is a genomic region from Raphanus sativus cultivar WK10039 chromosome 4, ASM80110v3, whole genome shotgun sequence.
TGATTTCTAGTTctatctgtgtgtgtgtgtgtgtgtgatccTTTGGGGTTTCTTTTTCAGTACGTGGAGGCACGGTATATCACTGTCAACGCTGTACAGGAAAAGCCTCCTCTGGCCTGGTCTCAGTTTACTGGTATAACTTATAACTCTAAATGTTggtttaaactttaaagtaTGGATCTTTGATGGAGAGATCAATGCTGTTTTCAGGTTGTTGGAGATAGGAAAGGTTCGGTTTTTGGTGGACTTGTGGAGGCACCTTTGATACCAACTGATAAGAAGTATCAGGTTTGGCTCCCCCCCAAAGATCCAATCCTTTTCTTAAATTAagattttctatttcttttcagCCTCtaaattgatgatgatgatcttctTCCTTGGTCTCTGCGTTTGTTTGTGTTGTGTCAGGGAACCAACAGTACGTTTGTTTTCACTGATAAGTCTGGACAACCCACTATATACCGTCCCACAGGAGCAAACCGGTTTTACACTTTATGCTCCAAGGACTTTCTAGCTCTCGGTGGTGGTGGACGTTTTGCTCTCTATCTAGACAGTGAGCTGTAAGATCTCCTATCTCCACGACAAACAACAAAAACCATGTATCCTCACTTTGTCTGATTCATCATCGTGTTGTAATAATAGGCTAAGCGGATCAAGTGCTTACTCGGAGACATACGGGAACGCTTGTCTTGCAAACACTCAGGACTTTGATGTTAAAGAAGTGGAGGTATTTTAActtcaactctctctctctctctcttcttttgtttcaaccttttttttttttaactgaaaacAACATTCTTTGATATTCGTTTTGCAGCTATGGGGATTTGTATATGGCTCAAAGTATGATGAGATTCTAGCTCTCAGCAAAACTACAGAGCCCGGTGTATGCAGGTGGTGATGAAtgaaatattatcaaatataattaaaaaaaagaaaaagaaaaagaggtgAGAGATCTCTCTTGTAAATGTGTAGTAATATAATGATGTTGTTCTTAATCACATCTCCAACACACTCACTTGTAACCAAGAAACCTCTTTTTCTTGTCTTGTTGTAATGATTTTGGAGTGAGATTTCGAGACATAAAATTGTGCAGATTGTCTGAggtttattaacaaaattatgCAGTGAAATTTTCTTGTATTTGAAAAAATggtttattaacaaaattatgCAAATTGTCAGAGATTAGCATGgtttaattaagaaaaactgtctactgatcatgattaataatacaataaaaaaaacaattcggCCCATTACGTCATATTAGCATAGCGGATAAAACTTTCAATTGGCCCATTAAGTAGTAATAAGCCCATTAAAGAGGAACACGAAGAACCCTTCACCTTCTTCACCATTTTTAACCTAtcagagaagaaagaaactcCGACACCAAAATCCGTAGAAATGGGAAGTCGAATGGGAGGACGAGTGGTCCACTTCGCGCATCTTCCGATCAAGCTTCTGATGCCGACGAAGCTAACGAACATCAACGAATTCGCGCTGAAAACGGTCCCATCAGCGACCAAGATCGAGATCAAGAGAGTCCTGGAGTCTCTCTACGGGTTCGAGATCGAAAAGGTGAACACTTTGAACATGGacgggaagaagaagaagcgcgGAGGGCTGTTGATAGCCAAGGCTGACTACAAGAAGGCTTACGTCACGCTCAAACACCCTCTGTCGATCTCCAGGGATCTGTTTCCCGTGAAGTTCGTCGAGGAAGATAGGAAGAGCAAAGTGAAAGGATCTAGCTTTGTTGAAGAGGAGGATGATAAGAAGAGTCATTGGCTTGATCAGAAGGAGAAGAGGGAGATCGGCGGTTACGGTGGTGGTAAAAGTCGTCGCGGTGGTGGGAGAGTGAATTCGCCGGCGAGAGGTGCTGCGGCGGCGGGTGCGGAGGCGAAGTTTCCGTGGAGTAACATGAGGTTTGGTGGAAAGTGAGGGTTTTTCAGTAATTTCAGTTATGGTTTATGACCGACCAAACTGGTTTGTGTTTCGTTTAGCTGTCGGATTATTTTATGGACTTTGTTTCTGTTAAGCTCTCGGTGAGTTTTTGTTGACACTGGCAAAAAAAAGTCTTAATCTTTCTCTAAGTAATGATATGATTATGGAACACATTAGCTATGATATGATTTGCGACAAGCTTTGTCCTTAAACTACAATTGTGTAAGAAGAATGCAATGACTCCTGCTAGTCAATTTAACATGGTGCAATGTTTTGTCTGTGGAGTTGAGTTTCTGTTCTCAATCTCACATATAAGAATGtattctaaatcataaaaatcatTAATGTCTAAATATTTATCTTTGGGATAATGACGCAATGCAACAACAACAGAAGATAAAGAAAGAGTTTGATTATAAACTCCACCATATGACACTAGAACGTGTTAGAGCGATAATAACCCATCAAggagagttttttttctttttaattcacgcgcttatatatattatatatttttttaaaaaaatatatagaaatagtCCGCGGAGATCGTTGAATATTAGGTGGTTGCATATACATAATATTTGGCGCGTGGCGAAAGGAGCTTCTTGAGCTTTGTTGTTGTATGTGACCGAGTCATCGTCGTCGTGCTCGCCCATCTCCCTTCTTGTTCAAGAGCctaaagaagaaataaaacttCTTGAAAAAATTCGGATCTCTCTTATTAATCACTCTCGTTATTCTCCTTTCATCTGAGAGCAACGTGAACATGGCGTCTGTTTCTGCTTTGGCAAAGTTTAAGTTGGTCTTCTTAGGAGATCAATCTGTGGGCAAAACAAGCATCATCACCCGTTTCATGTATGATAAATTCGACACCTCTTACCAGGTTCTACACAATCCTCCTTCCTTTCTTTACATCATTTGATCTTTTCCTTTGTATTCTCTGTtcttgaatttttgtttttctcgtTTCTTGTTTGATCTTATTCGATTTCCTGTTTTCTCTCTGTTACTATTATTCTTGGAAGTTTCATCCTCGAATTGGTCCTATGATTCTTCAAAGATAGATAAATCTTTGCCCTTGTGATCCATCTGTTGATCTAATTAACTGTCTCCTTATTATGATCACGATCCATGCCAAGCACTGTTGCTTCTTTGTTAACCTCTTGTTATTAACTCGTTAATTAGTCATTAAGCCTTTaattgtgtgtgtgttgtgttCTATGACTGCAGCCTACCATTGGGATCGATTTTCTGTCCAAAACAATGTACCTCGAAGATCGAACTGTTCGTTTGCAGCTTTGGTGAGAGAGACCAAACAAGTAtctcaaatctgtttttttttttttgttgtgttttcaAATGATACTAACACATGTATTCCTTTTGTTGGGTTTTAGGGATACGGCTGGACAAGAAAGATTCAGGAGTCTGATCCCAAGTTACATCAGAGACTCTTCTGTTGCAATCGTTGTCTATGATGTAGCCAGTGAGTCAAAGCTTTTGGTTACTTCTTTAATTCACTATGTTGTGTTCACCACTCTGTGTGTTTTGGTTACACGTTTTGCAGATAGGCAAACGTTTCTGAATATTCCGAAATGGATCGATGATGTACACAGAGAAAGAGGTGGTTCAGGCGACGTTATTATTGTCCTTGTTGGTAACAAGACTGATCTTGTTGATAAAAGGTAAAAcacagagagaagaagaagaagcaaattaAACTCAGTATTTTTTGGCTTATTTGCAAATCATAACatatgcttcttcttctttttttttggtaataaaaAAACAGACAAGTATCGATCAGTGAAGGGGAAGAAAAGGGTAAAGAGCATGGCGTGATGTTCATTGAGACCAGCGCCAAAGAAAATTTCAACATTAAggttattaataaaaaggacTTAAAGTGTCTTATCTTTTTGTCTGATTTCTCTCACACAGCATGAGTCATTGTTGCAGGCTTTGTTCAGGAAGATAGCTGCAGCATTGCCTGGGATTGATTCATATTCGTCAGCGACAAAATCAGATGATATGGTTGATGTGAACCTAAAGAACACTTCAAGTTCATCACAAGGTGAGCAAcaaggaggaggtggtggaggcGGCTGTTCTTGTTGattcaataaatttatttataaaacatattccGTTTAAGACACTTGTGAagccaagaaaacaaaaaaaaaaggaccaagaaagttttcttttgtgatttttcattattttttttatctcataCATACATTATATTGCAAACTATAGAATATGATGATGGAACACCAGAGAAAGGAATGAATATGGGAGCTTTTGAGAAATATCTATATAACTTACTACACACTCAGATTTGACACTTGCAACAACTTTGTCATGATATAACAATACACATTAACTTCAGATTACATGTACATATAAGGCCAAATTTCAGAGTGTAACTGATTAATAGAGTAAAATCAATGCAACCAAATTCTATCAGCATTGATGTACTGTAAGAAACTCCTAGTTTCAGAGCAAGAGTCAGTGGTCTTGGGGACATTTAAACCACAAAAGAAAGAACTCACTAGTGATAAATCATAGGTACAAGCATTCCATGACCAATTTCACACTTGGAAAGAGGAAGATATTCGGAACAGAAATTCAGAAATTCAGAAAATCATAATCAACTACGAATCTTTTCTCTGGGAGCATAACAATACATGAGTTTGGCGCATATTTGAAGCACAAATTTTACagtgcatgat
It encodes:
- the LOC130511846 gene encoding uncharacterized protein LOC130511846; this translates as MGSRMGGRVVHFAHLPIKLLMPTKLTNINEFALKTVPSATKIEIKRVLESLYGFEIEKVNTLNMDGKKKKRGGLLIAKADYKKAYVTLKHPLSISRDLFPVKFVEEDRKSKVKGSSFVEEEDDKKSHWLDQKEKREIGGYGGGKSRRGGGRVNSPARGAAAAGAEAKFPWSNMRFGGK
- the LOC130511845 gene encoding ras-related protein RABH1c, with protein sequence MASVSALAKFKLVFLGDQSVGKTSIITRFMYDKFDTSYQPTIGIDFLSKTMYLEDRTVRLQLWDTAGQERFRSLIPSYIRDSSVAIVVYDVANRQTFLNIPKWIDDVHRERGGSGDVIIVLVGNKTDLVDKRQVSISEGEEKGKEHGVMFIETSAKENFNIKALFRKIAAALPGIDSYSSATKSDDMVDVNLKNTSSSSQGEQQGGGGGGGCSC